CCCATGCCGGCTGCTTCGTGTGCCGCTGCCAGCATGTCCGCATCGTTGGTCCCCACCACGATGATGTTGTGGGAATCGTGCGCTACGGTCCCGGCAATGGCCCCGCGTTTGAGTCCGAATCCACGAATCAAGCCTACGGAAAAGGCTCCGGTGCCATGGTGTCGTTCGATAACCGCTATTTTCAGTATGTCCCGCGGCGGGTCCGCGACAACGCGACCGTCCGAAACAGGGGCTTCTTCAACCACTTTTTTGGTAACTATTTGCCCCGGAATGACGTGGATTATCTTAACCATTTGTCCTTCAGCCGGAATCGAAAGGTCGGAGACCTTGCTCCAATCCACATTGACGCTGTCGCGCACTTTCAAAAGGCCGTGAGACTCGATCGAGGACACCAACTTCCCATTTTCCGCTACAAGGCGGCCCGAACGGTACACCTGGCTTATCTTGATTTCCTTGAGGTCTTCGAGAACCAGAAGGTCCGCCTCGTACCCGGGCAGGACAGCGCCCAGCCCATTCAGTTTGAAATGCGACGCGGGGTTGATGGTTGCCATTTGAATGGCACGGACCGGGTCGATCCCTTTGCTCACCGCGGTTCGAACGAGCCTGTTTATGTGCCCTTTCTCGAGGATGTCCCCCGGCTCCAGGTCGTCCGTAACGAAAAAACAATTCCGTGAATCGTGGTCTTTGACCAGTGGGAGCAGGGTGTCCAAATTCTTCGCAGCTGATCCTTCGCGGATCATGATGCGCATCCCGGTTTGAAGTTTTTCACGGGCCTCTTCAAGGGTGGTGCATTCGTGATCCGACCGTATCCCCGCGGCGATGTACGCGCACAGTTCCTTTCCAGAAAGGCCGGGAGCGTGCCCGTCCAGCACCTTATTCTTGAACACCTCTATTTTTGCCAGGACTTCGGGGTCGGCCATGAGCACCCCCGGATAGTTCATCATTTCCGCCAGACCCAGGACCCGCGCGTTATCCCTGAATTGTTCCATGTCCTTATGGCTGAGCGAGGCCCCGGAAGTTTCAAACGGAGTGGCCGGCACGCAAGAAGGGAACATGATGAAGACCCGAAGCGCCGCGGCCTCGCTCGAATCGAGCACGTACCGGATGCCCTCCAATCCTAAAACGTTTGCGATCTCGTGAGGGTCGGCAACCACGGTGGTTGTCCCAAGCGGCGCTACGTTGCGCGCAAACTCCGGGATGCTCAGCATGCTGGATTCCAGATGCAGGTGCCCGTCGATAAACCCCGGAGCTATATAGCGGCCGTGCAAATCAATTGTTCGCACTGCTTCATAGTCCCCGAAGCCCACGACAAGGCCTTGATGAATTGCTACGGAAACAGGATGGATGCAGCCCGCGAAAACGTTTACCAGTTGGGCATTTTTAAGCAGAAGATCAACAGGCTCTTTTCCCAGAGCTACTTCGATGCGGTGTGCAAGATCCATTTGTTCCTCCCCCGCGTTTAAGTCACACCGACGCGGTATTGATTGCAGTGCGGCATCCACAGTCTTCATAGGTGATTGCGGGCAACGCGTTGAAGAATATTTTCTTCACGTTCTCCACGTTTCTGTTCATAGTGTCCGCGATCATTTCCCAGGTCACGGGCTCCTCGGAATGGTGCCACGCGTCGTAATCCGTACTCATCGCGGCCACCGCGTAGCAGATGCCGGCCTCTCGGGCGAGAACGGCCTCCGGCACCGTGGACATGTTGATGATATCTCCACCCCACATGCGGAACATCTTGCTTTCGGCTCTGGTGGAGAAACGCGGCCCTTCGATTGTCACTACGGTACCCTTGGAGTGGTGAGCCACGCCTTCCTGGACCGCGGTGGCGACCAGAATCTGTCTGAGACGTTCGCAAAAAGGATCGGCCATCGAGATGTGCACCACCTGATCGCCTTCGTGAAAGGTGCTTCGGCGCTGTCTCGTCTGGTCAATAAACTGGTCGGGAAAGACGAGATGGCCGGGTTCGATCTCTTCCCTCAAGGAGCCGCATGCCGTGGTAGCGATGATGTGGGTCACGCCCAGGTCTTTCAGGGCCCAGACATTGGCCCTGTAGTTTACGGCTGACGGGCGGATGCGGTGGCCTTTGCCATGCCGGAGGATGATACTCACTTCCGTGTCTCCGGCCTTGCCGACAACAACGTCGCCGGAGAGGGGGCCGAAGGGCGTCCCTTTTTTCACGATCTTAACATCCGTGAGGAAGTCCGGATCATCGAATCCCGAACCGCCTATCATGCCTACCTTGACCACGCTTTTTCTCCTTCCGCGCTTGCCCGACAATACCTTAGTCTCTGGTGAAAATATTTTTGTGCAACCCCGCGGCACCGGGACCCGCGGCAATTTCTTTGGCCGGCCGCTGATTTTACGGTTCCAGACCTGTTTGTGTCAACACAAAGAGACGATTCACCAAGCGATGCACCGTAGAATTAGCCTGCTCGGGGCCGCTGTTTTGGGCTGTTCTGAGATTCGCGCAGGCCGGCGCGAAGGACAATTTCTGATTGACATTCCGAAAGGTTGTCAACTAGATTGCGGAATATAGAGGAGTTTCGACAACGTCGCGCTTCCGCTGGAGGGGAGGGTCCTTCTGCTCGTACGATCTGTCACGCGTATTTTCACCATTCTTCTTGCGGGGATATTAATGTTCCTGCCCATGTGGGGTCATGCCCAAATTGCCGCACGGGGGGAGGCCCTTTTCCTGGGTGTGAAAAAGTCGGACCGCGTCGGGAAAACCTCTGCAATACCTGATGGTAAACCGGATGCGGTTTTTTCCCTCACCTTGAATCCACAGCCCTCGAAAGCAAGAATAACCGAAATTGAAATCCAGGCTGTTTCAGGGAGTGCCGGGATTTGGAATACGCGCGGCAAAAGCCCTGATATAGGATTTGTGGGAGTGGCCAAGGCCAAAAACCCTGCCCAGATTGTCAACCCAAAGGGGGGGGAGTTAAATCTCAATCCTCTCGAAGACAAGGGGTTGCTCCTTTTCATTACAGAAGACCCTGCCTTGAGTCAAACAGACCGCAGGTTCCAGGTCAAAGTCAGCCATAAAGACGGGTCGGCATGGACGGTGCCGGTCAAAGCCGAAGCGGCCGCGTCCCCGGTCGACGCCGGTGTCAAGGCCGGTGCATATCCTGTGCGGATGTCCGCGGTGTTGAAGGGCGTTTCGAATTACGATGCCGTCGGTCCCGGTAAGAGCATAACGGGCGATGACAAAGCGGACGGGCTGTTTGTGTTGACCGTGGAGGCCAGAGACAAGCAAATCACGGCAATTGAGATAAGGAACGTCGATGGTGTGGCTTCGGCATGGGACACAGTGCCGAACAGCGACAAACCCTCCGTGGGCGTAGCGCTGACTTCCGATCCCGTTCGTCTTTTGAACAACCGTGATGGCAGCGTGGCAATTCAGGTCAAGGACAAGGTGGATTTGAACCTCTACGTCGCAGACAACGGCAGCATTGCGGCCGGAAAGACAAACTACCGCATCTCGGTAAAATTCAGCGACGGTGGCCTTTCGTGGTGCCCTGTGGAGAAGGCCTCCGCCACGGCCCCCTCGGCCGCGGAGGAACCCAAAGTCGGTACCTCCAGAGTGAATTTCCTTGGAACATGGCTTGGATTTGTCTCCACGGACGCCGTGGGGCCTTATTTGGGTTTGAAGCCTGACGGGAAAGCGGACGCGGTCTTTGGTCTGGACATTGAAGTTTCCCCCCCCAGCCATATCACAGGGATTGAAATCAGCAGCGTAGACGGGACACCAAGGAAATGGAGCACCGGTTCGGAACCTGGGAGCTGGGGCCTTGGTGTGGCCTATCAGAATTCGCCTTCGACCCTGCTCAACAAGTCCGACAGCTCAGTGATGATCCCCCTTGACAAGCGGCTCCAGTTGTATTTGTACGCGGCTGACCCCGGCGATCTGGCAACGACCAGCCAACGCTTCAGAATTGTGGTGAAACTCGCGGACGGCTCTTCGTACCAACAATTTGTCCAGAGATCGCCTTCAACAACAGCCACGGTGGCGCCTTCGGGCGAAGAGCCGGCCAGAGCCAAGGGGATAATTACCTGCGAGTTCAGGGGGTTCATAGCCGATCTCGTCAACACGTCGACAAGGCCGGGAAAGGACGGCTACCTGGACGGGACTTTCATAATGAGTATCCAGGTCGATGACAAGAAGCTGGCCAAAGTCGAGATCAAAGGCAACGATGCGTCGGTCCGCTGGTCGAGCGAGCCCAAGGCGCCGGTCATGTTCCTGGGGGTTGCGTTGTACCCGAACATCTACAAATTAGTGAACGAAAAGGGCGGCGCGATGCAGGTGCCTATTTCCGGCCGCCGTACGCTCTATTTGTACGCCGCGGACAACGGCCTGTTGTCTGATCCGAAATCTCTGCTGACCGTGGTCGTTACCTTTACGGACAAAACCACGCTCTCCACGGAAGTGGTTAAGTAACCCAGGGAATTTCAAGAGAGATTTGCTTACTCCCAAAATTTTCCTGCCGAAATTGCATATTTAAGAGCGCATTGTTCCGATCCGTTCGAGGTGTAACCAATGAGAGAGGTGGTGCTTGAACACCCACGCCCTGTTGAGGAAAGTCCGCTCCGGCCGGCCGACGTTCCTGTCCCGGAGGCCGCGGAAGGGGAGATACTGATAAAGGTCCAAGCGTGCGGCGTTTGCCACACGGACTTGCATACAGTGGAAGGAGACCTGGCACTGCCGCGGCTGCCCCTCGTGCCCGGTCACCAGGTGGTCGGCCGTGTCCACAAGACAGGCCCGCAGGCAACGAGGTTTTCCGCGGGAGAGCGCGTTGGCGTGACGTGGTTCTACTCAAGCTGCGGCTTATGCAGATTTTGCGAGGAGCAAAGGGAAAATCTGTGCGAACAGGCTCGATTCACCGGTTACCACGCGGACGGCGGGTACGCGGAATACATGGTCGTGCCGGAGCGATCCGCCTTTCCGGTGCCGGAAGTCTTCTCGGATGCGGAAGCCACACCGCTCCTTTGCGGCGGAGTCATAGGATACCGCGCCATGAGGCTCAGCGAGATCAAACCCGGTGGGCGGCTCGGTTTATACGGATTCGGAAATTCCGCGCATATTGTGATCCAATTGGCGGTTCACATGGGTTGCCAGGTCCATGTCGTCACTCGCAGCCGCAAGCACCAAGACCTTGCCGAGGAATTGAGCGCGGTCTGGGTGGGTTCCGCGGGTGACACCCCTCCCGGGCCGATGGATGCTTCGATAATATTCGCTCCTGCCGGCGACCTTGTGCCGCAGGCTTTGAAGGACCTCGGCCGCGGCGGTACCCTGGCCCTGGCCGGCATCACCATGAGCCCGATTCCTCAGATGGATTATAGCCTCGTGTACGGTGAGAGAACGATCCGCAGCGTGGCAAACACCACCCGCTGCGATGCCGAGGAATTGCTGAAAGCCGCGGCCGAAATCCCCGTCCGAACGGTTGTCGATACCTTCCCCTTGGAAGAGGCTAACAAGGTCCTCCACATGATGAAAACAAGCGCCTTGAAAGCCGGCGCGGCTTTGATTGTTTGATCATTGCGGGGAGCCCCTTTTTGCAAAAAGGGGCTCCCCGCACCCCTCACCAAAAACTCCTAATATTCTTTCTTGCTGGTCAGCCTCCGCCAACTGGCGGAGGCTGACCAGCAAGAAAGGTATCGAGTCATTGCATAGGGCATGTCGCAAGGCTTCTAAAACAACTAGAATCAATGAAGGGGGATCCTGGCGGCATGACCGAGCGCGTTTCGATGACTATCGCAGCGGCACCTCTGCTGCGCCAGACCACAGAAAGTGTCTCAAAACCCTGAAATGGACGCATTTCCGGGTAGGGGCGCTTCGAGAAGCGCCCAGATTTCGGGCGGTTCACGAACCGCGCCGTACCGACCATGTGTTGAAATTGTCAGTTTTGAGACAGTTTCCACATCTCTAGGCTTCTAACGCGGCTTCACGGCAGCCGCTCTAAATTTTGCTAATTCCGGAGTAGGGCGGGCCGTGCCCGCCAATTTCTTGATTCGGAGGCTACACGCCGCCCCTGAACTATCATCGAACTGAAAGTCATGCACCATGACCGCAATTCCGTGGTTCCATCTATTCCCATTTATCACAGCGTCCACCGGCTTCTACTCCGACGGCAGGCATTTTGACACCAGTAATCCCAAAATACTTCTTGGGTTGCTGATTGGGGGGAGTATCCCCTATTTCCTGCCCGCGATCCCTGCTGCCGTGACCAAGTGGCTGATCCTCACTTTGGCTTTTAAGACTAGGCCCAGGATAGCAAGAATAGTCCTGGTTGCCGTGCTGGAGCCACTTTGCTTTATGGTGATAACGGCTTTGCTCCCCTATACCTTGTTTCCTCTCCAGCCCGATCTTTTTGAACCTCCCCTCATCCTTCTCATTTATCCAGTATTCCTCATGCTCCCCAACCTGCTTCTCTTTCCACCAAGGGGCCAACTCGCGGAATCGGGCTACCACTTCCCTAGACGGATGCTCTACGCGTTTGCTATCGGGCTAATCTACTGTACCTATTTTCCTTTGGTGCTCTTGACTCTCGGAATTTGGCTTGGAAAATACTAGTAGGCTGCTATTTGCAGGATCAACTGAGGATATGCTACGGTACTTCGCCGAGCGATCGAAACCCAACGGCTCAAGACTGGAATCGTATTCTCCATAATGAACAAATATCTGCCAACTAGGAGTGGTCGGAGTCGTGCTTTTGTCTCGTGGTACTGGCTTTCCCGGCTAAGACCCGTCTTGACACACTCACAGCGGTTCGCTATCCTGTAAGAGGACGAATCAGCCTGTTCTCCGCCCCGGAGGTTGACGTGATAGTAGCCAAACCCAAGGCTTTTGCTGATATACGACAAATGACCCAGGGATATTCTCGTATACTCGTCGCGGGATGCGGCACATGCGTGGCCGTGTGCCTGACCGGCGGAGAAAAAGAAGCGAGCCTGCTTGCAACGCAACTAAGATTGGCTGCGCGGGTCGAAAACCAAAACCTTTCCGCCGTTTCTGCAACGGTGGAACGCCAGTGCGACAGGGAATTTCTGCACCTTTTTCGCGATCACATCGAACATGTGGACGCTGTTGTTTCCTTGGCATGTGGCGCGGGCATTCAGTTTCTGGCTGAAACCTATCCCGATACTCCTGTATTTCCCGGCGTGGATACCACTTTTATAGGCGTGGCCGAAGGCGCGGGCATTTGGACCGAGCGCTGCAAGTCGTGCAGTCAGTGCTATCTGGGAATCACAGGCGGCATTTGCCCCGTGACCATGTGCGCGAAAAGCCTATTGAACGGCCCATGCGGCGGACCCAACAAGGGAAAATGCGAAACCGACCCGGAAAAAGACTGCGCCTGGGTTCAGATAATCAACCGGCTGGCAAGTCAATCACGGTTGGACATTCTTAGGACCGTGGTACCGCCGAG
This sequence is a window from Desulfomonile tiedjei. Protein-coding genes within it:
- the ade gene encoding adenine deaminase, whose translation is MDLAHRIEVALGKEPVDLLLKNAQLVNVFAGCIHPVSVAIHQGLVVGFGDYEAVRTIDLHGRYIAPGFIDGHLHLESSMLSIPEFARNVAPLGTTTVVADPHEIANVLGLEGIRYVLDSSEAAALRVFIMFPSCVPATPFETSGASLSHKDMEQFRDNARVLGLAEMMNYPGVLMADPEVLAKIEVFKNKVLDGHAPGLSGKELCAYIAAGIRSDHECTTLEEAREKLQTGMRIMIREGSAAKNLDTLLPLVKDHDSRNCFFVTDDLEPGDILEKGHINRLVRTAVSKGIDPVRAIQMATINPASHFKLNGLGAVLPGYEADLLVLEDLKEIKISQVYRSGRLVAENGKLVSSIESHGLLKVRDSVNVDWSKVSDLSIPAEGQMVKIIHVIPGQIVTKKVVEEAPVSDGRVVADPPRDILKIAVIERHHGTGAFSVGLIRGFGLKRGAIAGTVAHDSHNIIVVGTNDADMLAAAHEAAGMGGGMTAVDNGHVLARLPLPIAGLMSDKPIEEVRDKLEEVVRCAHEMGCTLENPFATLSFMALTPIPELKLTDQGLFDSLNFKFVSLFGD
- a CDS encoding zinc-dependent alcohol dehydrogenase family protein — encoded protein: MREVVLEHPRPVEESPLRPADVPVPEAAEGEILIKVQACGVCHTDLHTVEGDLALPRLPLVPGHQVVGRVHKTGPQATRFSAGERVGVTWFYSSCGLCRFCEEQRENLCEQARFTGYHADGGYAEYMVVPERSAFPVPEVFSDAEATPLLCGGVIGYRAMRLSEIKPGGRLGLYGFGNSAHIVIQLAVHMGCQVHVVTRSRKHQDLAEELSAVWVGSAGDTPPGPMDASIIFAPAGDLVPQALKDLGRGGTLALAGITMSPIPQMDYSLVYGERTIRSVANTTRCDAEELLKAAAEIPVRTVVDTFPLEEANKVLHMMKTSALKAGAALIV
- the mtnP gene encoding S-methyl-5'-thioadenosine phosphorylase translates to MVKVGMIGGSGFDDPDFLTDVKIVKKGTPFGPLSGDVVVGKAGDTEVSIILRHGKGHRIRPSAVNYRANVWALKDLGVTHIIATTACGSLREEIEPGHLVFPDQFIDQTRQRRSTFHEGDQVVHISMADPFCERLRQILVATAVQEGVAHHSKGTVVTIEGPRFSTRAESKMFRMWGGDIINMSTVPEAVLAREAGICYAVAAMSTDYDAWHHSEEPVTWEMIADTMNRNVENVKKIFFNALPAITYEDCGCRTAINTASV
- a CDS encoding methylenetetrahydrofolate reductase C-terminal domain-containing protein → MIVAKPKAFADIRQMTQGYSRILVAGCGTCVAVCLTGGEKEASLLATQLRLAARVENQNLSAVSATVERQCDREFLHLFRDHIEHVDAVVSLACGAGIQFLAETYPDTPVFPGVDTTFIGVAEGAGIWTERCKSCSQCYLGITGGICPVTMCAKSLLNGPCGGPNKGKCETDPEKDCAWVQIINRLASQSRLDILRTVVPPSRNDLQTRPWKVVRDEYQKRFSTD